One genomic region from Alosa alosa isolate M-15738 ecotype Scorff River chromosome 12, AALO_Geno_1.1, whole genome shotgun sequence encodes:
- the btc gene encoding probetacellulin: MEKSYKLIFILITAIALCKHSQAEWNATKASANKTVSCTPNDNSSNCAVTKETHTWNSHFSKCPEQYKHYCIHGKCRFVTEQNTPSCRCASGYTGSRCEYYQFDWLIGDKRQIIIACVIAGLVLLIILLVFICVCTNRPKLCRKKKRREENKKDEIEKLRTIISSEASAPAPETLATNAV, translated from the exons ATGGAAAAGTCTTACAAGCTCATATTTATACTTATAACAG CTATAGCCCTATGCAAACACTCCCAGGCTGAATGGAATGCAACAAAAGCGTCAGCAAACAAGACTGTATCCTGTACTCCCAATGACAACAGCAGTAACTGTGCAG TGACCAAAGAGACTCACACATGGAACAGCCATTTCTCCAAGTGTCCAGAACAGTACAAGCACTACTGCATTCATGGCAAGTGCCGCTTCGTCACGGAGCAGAACACCCCGTCCTGCCG TTGTGCCAGTGGATACACTGGTTCCCGATGTGAATATTACCAGTTTGACTGGCTCATAGGAGACAAGAGGCAGATCATCATTGCCTGTGTGATTGCGGGGCTGGTTCTCCTCATCATTCTGCTTGTGTTCATCTGCGTATGTACAAA TCGACCTAAACTCTgcagaaaaaagaagagaagggaggagaataAAAAGGATGAGATTGAGAAGCTTCGCACCATAATCTCCAGTGAGGcctcagctccagctccagaaACACTGGCCACAAATGCGGTGTGA